The window AAGAGTTAAagatctttttctctctcatcgGGAACAAAAGGACTGCGAGAGCTCAGGCCTGTTTACGGGTATGTAAGGAaaccctcccctcctcccccagagACAACCATTTAAGGAAACACcttaaaagaaataacacaATAGGTTAGACATGGCTCAGTAGCAGCGTGCCTGGCAATTGCATTACTTTTGTTACAAaatatatgctttaaaaaatcacGCAGCCGATTTTTATCAAATCAttataaaaattacttcctGGTAATCAAACCAATCATTCAGCATAACGGATGTAAAAGTGTACACTTCCCTAAAGCCGCCGCGTTATACTGTGCTCATTAGCATTTCTTTCGGTAATGGTTGGGGAgcgggaggaggaagaggggaaaaaaaacaaaaaacaaaacaagaaaccaCAATTGACCGCCGACGACTTACGAATTACTGGATCCTTGCTGCAGGTTACTGACGACTTGGTGCCTCAGCTCCTTTAGGGAAAGTGTGGGTGGCTCTTAAAAGAGCCGTTTGATAACAAAATATGTAGAGCAGCACTCCTGTTATAGTTTACTTCTTCTTAGGTGCCGCTTTCTTCGCCTTGGCCGCTTTCGGCTTGGCTGCCTTGGGCTTGGCTGCTTTGGGCTTCACCGCCTTCGCTTTGGCCGGGCTCTTCGCCGCTTTCTTGGGACGGCCTGCCTTGGCCGCTTTCTTGGGGCTCTTGGTTGCTTTCTTGGCCGCGGCAGCTGCCGGCTTCTTGGCTTTCTTGGGACTCTTCTTCACTGCTGCCGCCTTCTTGGGCTTCTTAGCGGCGCTGGCGGGCTTCTTGGCAGCCGGCTTCTTAGGCTTGGCCGCGGCGGCCCGCTTCTTGGGggctttttccttcacttcGCCAGGCTTCTTGTTGAGGCGGAAGGAGCCCGAGGCGCCGGTGCCCTTGGTCTGCACCAGGGTGCCCTTGTTGACGAGGCTCTTGAGCCCCAGCTTGATGCGGCTGTTGTTCTTCTCCACATCGTAGCCGCCGGCGGCCAGCGCCTTCTTGAGCGCGGCGAGGGAGAGCCCCTTGCGCTCCTTGGAGGCGGACACGGCCTTGGTGATCAGCTCGGTGACGCTGGGGCCCGCGGGCTTGCGGGCCTTGGAGCCGCCCGCCGCCTTCTTCGGCTTCTTGGCGGCGGCCTTGGCGCCGGGCGCGGATGCAtcgggggcggcggcgggagcggtCTCGGACatcgcggcggcggcggcgtcCTCTGCGGAGCAGGCGAACACAATTGGGCTGGCGCGGGTCAGATGCTCGTATTTTTAGAGAGATGCCGCGCGGTGATTGGTGCGTTGCAGAGCCCGCCCCGCTGCACGGCCGGGGAGCCCTTCGGTGTGCTCgatttgtgtttctttggaCTAACAAAAGTGTATTTTCCTCGGAATTTCTGCCACCAAATCGCCCCATTTCCCCGGTGAGGGAGGAGAAGAGCAGGTACTTGCGTTCGGGAGAATTTCCAGCCGCAAACACGCGTGCTGAGTTAAAGGAGAGGCGATAAATCccgtgtgctgctgctggagagacCTCTGAAGAGagaaacttttgtttttccttgcaaattaaaaatttccttttgacTTAAATTTTACAGCAACGACTCAGGCTGATTCCTTAGAGGGTTTTCTTGGGGTGAAAGTTGAAATCTGCCGATTTAAAGCTATTTTGACAGTTTAAATTGATTTTGAAGAGGAGGAAGTAACACAAACTCCTCTTTCAGCTCTGAATATGGATTAAGAACCGGTTCCTTTGACCATGTGTTTTACCTCTTAAAACGCTAAAGTCTAGTGAAATAGTGTCTCATACAACCTCTTATTGCACTTTTTATAGAGTCACAAGCAATTTGTTAATATCTGGAGGTTTATGAACATacagttgttttattttgtctttctgggatttcagcagaaagcagccaaACTTACCCTGCTACCTTGTGTTGggtgctttctttcttttgtttgttttccatatgATTTTCTACATCAATTAATAAGTAAGGCAAgctatttgttttcatattatATTTCAATTTCAAGTAGAATATAATTTGATACCTGATGTTAAAAACTGCAGCTTTGTAAAAGAAAGCAACCTCCTAAACTTCTGGTGATATTTATTGGAATTATCTTTGTCTCTCTAGTAATGTAACATGTGCAACGGATAGCGTGGCAGATTAGTAGTTATACTCTTCCTGCCCAGAGAATATTATCTTGTTATGTATTTTCTCTATAGTAGTAGAATTTAAAACCCTAttactggtttggtttttgggtttgggtggggttttttgtgtgtgtgtgagtagTTGGTGGGATTTTTACACATCTTACATGATATGTCTACACAAAGTTTTATCTAAAGTCAATTCTGAATCCCCTTCCCACTCTGAATAAAACCCACCTAATTCTTCTTTACACATTTTACAGCCATCGTTGAAatgaggaaatattttcaggacAAAAACTAGAGCACTTTGTGATAACCTGAGTTTTAACAGGGGGAGAGGTAGGCCATAGGTCGTTCCTGAAGGACCAGGAAGAATTCAATCAATATTGATATATGGTGGAATATGATGTAATATGCTGAACAGAACAGAGCTCCAgaataatatttcattaatcTGTGCCTGATTACAAACAAGTATGTTAACCATTGCCTTTCACAGTTATTCAAGGATCACAAAGACTGCACCTCAGCCCTGCCCTCTGATTTCTTTTGATATTACCAGATATAACATATAATGTAAATCCAGTATTTGCCTACATATTAGCAACCAAAGTAACAGATTATATGAATAGGTAGTATTGGGTAAATGTAATCCCATGGTTTCCTTTAAAATGGCTGTCTTGTAAATACTAAATGTGTacataacatgaaaaaaattattttctgtaaaattggGTTTTGATGCATATGAAACTATGAATAAACTCAATGAAGTGAAAAAATGCGAACTGCAccctagaagaaaaaaatatcagaataaaGGTTATAGGAAAAGTGCACCTGAGCTTGGTAATGCTTCAACAGGAAGATAATTGAGAGAAGGGTTAATCCAATTGGGACTTTCAAAGTCATCTTTGTAAAAGTTATGTAACATAAAGTAAGGAGACAGGACTGCAATAAATTGGAGTGAATGGTGGTATTGAAGGTATACCTTCATAAATtattaaaactgaagtaaaattaatatgtatttttaagccTATATCCTATATATGTTTGTGCATCAATGAAGGAGACTTTCAATTGACTTGACTACATAGTGAAATATAGTAGTAATGGTTGTTGGGAGGAGATGACATTTAGTGGCTACCAAGACACTTCATAGCACATAGACAGCGGAAAAGCACAGACCATGATTGGCATgtcagcaaaatgaaaattcatgttGCCTATTCTTGTAATTTTGAACTCATACACATTTGTTTCACTAACCTTCACTGGAGGAATGTTAAGTATTCCAGCCCTCAGCTGTGGCTTCACAGAGTGTTGATTCGCATTTATTGGTGGCTGAAATTGAGGTGGCAAAAATGGTCACCATCCCAGTTGTCTGCCTGGTTTGGCTTTTCTTGCAGTAACTGCTACCCTCTCCCCATTCCCAACAGGGTCATATGTGTAGCAGCTTCTGATCTCCAAAAGTTACAGTCTACTACACTAAAATAAACTGAAGTAACTTCAGAAATTTCATGATACAGAGGAAAACtctgatctttctttttaatggctTTGCAGCAGAGACATGCAATAACTGTAGCAATGCAGAGTTGCTGTTTGGAACGTATTCTTTTCTACATGAAAGAAACACATGCAGGAATGACATTTGGGAAAGTTAAGGtacatttcagaatttaaaaaatttgttcTGCAATCAGAGCAGATAGTTTAGAAGGAATGGACACATATTcacagtcaaagaaaaaaatgtggtgcAAGATTATATGAAAGGCAGGAATGGCAGTTTCACTTCAAGCTGagcaaatgagaaaaggaaataattctggTTTAAGCATAGAATACTGTAGAAAGACTTCACAAAGAAGGCACCACATAGACTCTGACACAGTTTGGCTTTACCAATGAGATGGAAGGAAGGTAGACTTCATCATTTATGAAAAGAGGAGAAGAGTGATATCAGCATCTCCGGAGGTACTCCTGGAGAGAGCATCACTGTAATGACTACTACATCTGAATGACTTCAATTCTTTTCACCTCATGAGCACCCTAGCAGGTCAGACTACATTACAAACCTGCACAAGATTGCAGTCAGAACCCTGCAAGTCACTTCCCTTCAGGTACCCAGGTCTGTCCAATTTTTGCAGTTATCTGTTAAGACCTCTTGGCATAAGCAAGGAGATACATGTACCACAGCCAATGGCTGGCACTGCACCTGAGAGCTATCAAACATTCCCATCTCCAGTTTAGGATCTGCCAGTACTTGTTCCTAAGAAAATGAGCTCTGGGTTATATTTAGCATGTTTGCAATAATGAGAGGTAGCATAGTAGTTGTTCTTCTCCAGCAATTTTGTTAGGAGGCATTAGCATGAGAGCTAGCCGCACAAATATGGCTAATGGGCTGCTCTACCTGCTGTAGATGAATGCTATGGTCAGTCATTCTTAAGACAGCTGAAGGAAGTACAGCTGATATGCCTGTGCATCACAGCCCCTCTTCTTCCTTCAAGTGAAAATTTCCAGTGAGATTTAAGGTGAGGAGGGCCTTTATGTTACGTGCTGCACTCCCACATACATGTTCCACAGGAAAGAGGTGTAAATACTCCTGCAACCATGATTACACTCCTGCTACAGTGTTACACCCATGCCTTTCTTGCCCTCAGTGACTTCATCCTTCATCTGAGTTACAAATGTAATAACTCGTGTAATCAAACCAGCCAGCACAGTTTAACAGCTTTTAACCCTTAGccaagcaattttaaaatgggaCCTACCAAACTGCAAGTTCATTGCAGCTCAGCGAACAAGTCTTTGCCTACATAATActgatgttgctgctgctgctgcagttaaGATTTCTAAGTGTACTGAGGCCACACAAGGCCTTTTAAATCCAGTGTGTGGCTGAGCATCTATAGTGGGCAGGACAAATAGGGTAGGGCAATGGGTGACTGTCCCCATTAGACTCAGCTTCCTGGAATGTTGCACACTCCTCCCTGTACTCTTGGCTAAGGGCTGGGGCAACTGCTGTGGCCTCCTTTCGTCATTGCCCTGGCATGTCATTTGGCAACTGAAAACCTATAGGCTAAAACCTGGATATGTCTGTAGTTAGGAGGCACTGGGAGGGATGCCCTTCCTGGGAAAGTGAAAAAAGGCCAGTGAAAACTTAGGGGGCCAAACCCCTTCCAAGAACAGCTAATGATGAAAACATATGCACTTTATTCTCTACTGTACAGGAGTTTACTAGGCTGAcagttttttacttttctcacacacaggcaaagaaaagatCCTCACTGTCAGTCAGGTATCAAAGAACAGAGTTATTTATGTCTTAAAGTACTTTAGTCTTCTAAAGCTTACCCAAACCACTTGACAAACTGTCCTCTGGCCCACCCTGGCATGCTTCAAATGTAGTCCTCAACCAGCAATTGAAGCCCTCAGGCCCTGAGACAAACAGTTCATGAAAGGTAAGCAACATTAACAGAAGCTCCATCAGCCATGGCACCCCAAAGAAACCTCCTGCCCCAGTGCCTCTCTTTCATCTGCATTTAATACTGAATCCCAGCAAGGAAGGGTGCCACCACACTGTCCTCTCAGAGTAGCCTCTCCATCAGCACTGAAGGCTGGCTGCTCAGACCAGTAAGCAGCTCACACAGAGCGATGCTGAGCAACTCACTCTTCTTCCCCACAGCACCCTGGCACTTCTGCATGCTTTCTGCCCTCTaccttttcctgtttgtgtGCCAGTGctccctgtggctgctggtaAGAGGGAGGAAGCAAATGTGATCTGTCTACGCCTCCCCTCCCATTCCAGCCGGAGCCATGTTTGGTACCTTTGAAGGAACAAAGTGTCCTTGGGCAAGTACATGCACAGCTGGTCTGTAATCTACCATCTGACTGGCTGGTGGCACGTCAGGGGCTGATGTGACAGGATTCCAGGTACATTTGGGTTGGCAGGCAACTCAGGGTTTTTGCCACACAGACAGTGATGGTGGAACCCAGACACAGCATAGGCTGCACTTCTGCCATCGCTGAGAACCAAAGCACTGCCATCACACACCATGTGAAGGTCCTTTCATGAAGTGATACTGTTTTGCCAGTTTTCTTCAGAGGTGTAGGGGTGAAGCAGGTACTGTATTCAGATATGGCTGTTTGTGCCATCTTTCCAGAGCAGGAGTATCACAAGGTAGCACTTGGTTTCCAGCAACATAGGCTGTTTGTCTTACCAGAGAGGGAGCAAAAAGGTTTTGAAGAGTTGTTCAGTGTATAAGAGTGCTGTGTTGTAGCTTATGTTTTTTACAGTACATGCTTTGCAGCTGTGCGGTCCATGGGCTGGTGCCAGAGCAGCACTGTCCCTGGTGAGGATGTCATTTAGACTGCCAGGGAAACTGGAAGGGCCAGCTGGTGCCCAGGTTTCCCCACCATATACAAATGAGGCCAGTCACTCAGCACTCCTGCTATCGGAGAGTTAGGAAGTCAGGAATCTGGCTTTGCTGGCTCATGACAGTATATGTATACAGTGTGGGGTACATTCAAGAAGAATACATTTCACCTCTTTTGCCTGCATCTGCCTTATATGATCAGGTTCCAAAAAGAAGGATTGGCTTCCATAGTAAGCATATTAAGTCTAAATCTCTGTCTTCCTGActggttttttctgttttggacaATGAAAATGCAGTCAAGTTTTGGTTGATTCATGTGTGAAGTAAGAAGTAGAATAACAAGTTTAACTTTTGTGTACTGTTTGAGGTTAGTCGTTTGTAACGTCTTACATTTAGTTGCATGCTTAACAAGCCTAGTACACAAGGCCAGCACTGAGAACCTAAGAGCAAGGAGCAGCCTATGTTAGATGTATATATCAAACTGTATAGAAATGGTAAGTAAAGAGAAATGAgctggtgttttggggtttgccCAAGCTGCAATAGGAGACATCTACAAGACAGGAAATGTAATAGCCCAAATTACTCAAAGCTGTTGAGAAAAGGGACTGAAAGTTAAACACTTCAGTAATTCTGATGAACTTTCCAGATCTAATGCATattcatttatataaaaatcttGGAGGGGGGTGGAagatagaaaaaagaaaaaaaggaaaaagaaaaaagaactacAACCTAAATGGAGGCAAAGGTGTCATCTGTGCTTGTTTCATTTAGTTCCTTAGAAGAAAACAGGCCCTGAAATGCTTGAGTACATTGAAAGTTTTTCAAGGGTGACCACTGTCAGCCATATCACTGGATGAGGACAGGtgtatttgtttgcatttgacactaattaaaagaaaatattcttacacttagaaactgtttttctttttttcattttacagggTGTGCTTACTCTACTAACATGGTGAATAGCTTTAACACTGCTGTGGTATTTTTGGTCATCTTTCTCTCCCCAGGGTAGCAGGCTCACCTAATTTTGGTCTTTTCAATGTTGAAGGAGACACTAGCTCTATTGGGCTAGTATCAGGGACACACAAACCATAAATCCAGGAGAGGACAGAGGAAGAATGCTGAGTGTAGTATTAGAACTTGTTTCTGCAATTCAGAATATCAGCAGACATCCAGAGTGGGGAGAAATGAATGGGCACTATACGTGGGACAGACTTGAGATTGTGCTGACCTTTGAATTGCATTCCAGAGAGAGACTTATGATCATAACACTAGAAGAACTGAGTAATTCACAGGAAACTTCCACCTGGGCCAGTATTCCTTCTGTGACAGAGACCAGTAAAAGAAACACCAAAATGCTCCCTTAGGTTGTAGTGATATCTCTCTACATCAGGAAAACAGCAAGTCATAGAGATTACTTTGAACTGGGGAGCCTTGAAtggatttttctcctgtgtgtttATTGATTTCTTTATCTGGACACAATATCtctcatttttcatgttttaggATGTGGCTTCAGCATGACAAATTACAAAAGGTTGAGGAATAGGTAGAGTAGGAGTGGTAGATGTTAAAAATGAGTGATGAACATGCATACTACATGGAGTGCATGCCTTTCACGGAGAAGAATCTCATTTATACAGTTAAGTGTcctcagtgtgtgtgtgtgttacaaAATGGTGCTGGAAAACAAGCTTTCCATGCTGTAGATGAAGTGTGACAAAGTGGCAACCAGCAAAGAGAGTGAATTTGTTGGGGAGAAGGGTTCGCCAGAGTCAAGAAatcgctcaatatgagttatgcatcttgctcaactttattagtttctaacactacttatatagaatCGATatacatgcatattcgtaacgcaaaaatataattggttattagCCTCTAAGCGTGCAcagttctcacacccctaattatcatgtctaaaataagcattctatccatgtagctaattgtgttgctatgcttcagccttgtagtgtgttactccctatattcccataccgctccctatctttcttggccctgcacctgctttcccagcagctgtagcttgttacagccacggcctgttggcacaacataattacttcgtctcaggattcaagaatagctcaaggctacctttcttgttaacttcagcacagcaacttcagtacaattctgattacaggcctattctaataccaggcctggattatgcagatcttcagagattctaaggccacgcttctgcagccattcttctacatgAACTAATTCCCCTTTCCTGTAGCTGAAGAGATGTGAAGAGAAAAtatgggaagcagagggaatgataagaaaaaacagagaaaagcgAATCGGGAGTCTTCAGGGCCAGAAGACGCCTTCCTATATAAAATATCTCAACTGAAAGATGCTAGGAAAGAATTAACTCACTATTTTTAGATCCTATCACTCACACAGACCTTCCCTTCTAGAGTCACTGTGACTGAGACAGAACCAAATGCCAATGTCAGCATCACAAAGGGTTGTCAGAGTTCACAAAGATCTCCCTGAGCCCTTCTTCTTGAAGGGGTCTCCTCTGTCTGTGTGTGGATGACATGTATTCAGCCATGATGAGCACAGGCAAATTCTCCATATTGCAATTATGCTAATCCCATAACCCCAGTGGGCCCTAAGCTATGAAATGGAGGACTGCATGGATAGCCAGAAGAAAAGAGGTCTAGATTTAACAATCATGATGATTGATTTTCAGAGTCATGAAGTTGTACCAAACTAACAACAAGAAATGTTGTTACTGGCAACGAACACTggtgaaaggaaaatatattatatGAAGGAATGATGTGAGGCTTTGTAAAACATGGAGGTATGCATGCACATACCTAACATAGCCATTGCTGAGCATTTCACATACATGATTAATTTTAATCCAGTTAGCAGTGAtctaaaaggaaatatttttgaatgagATAAGGATGTCTGTGACAATAGGAAGCAACACTCAAAATAGAGAATAGAAAATACAGGGCATTCTAGAATActgtgctaaaaaaaaaccagcccttTGTAGACTCACCAGAAATATTATACTCTTAGAGTCAGGCATAATAAGGTTATAGAGAAAAGTGAGTTTCTTAATGAGATGACAACATAGATGTGATTTGCCAGATGGTTGACAGTATGTGAAGCAAAGAGGAGCATAAGGACACGAGGGCAACCTGTCAGTTGTTACAGTTAGCAGTCGTTTCTGAACGCTGCCATTGTGCCCTTGCGATGTGACCTCAGCACTGATGAGACGTGGTCATCAGAAGCTTAACAACGGTCCGCAGAGGCCTGAAGGCCGCCGGCTACCCGCGCAGTGACGTGCTCGGCCGCTCGCAAAAGAAAGGTCTGTGCGCCGCCGCGACGCACAGAGGGGGAAGATGCCGGGAAACGGCGCTCCAGGggcaccggggctgggggacGGCGGGCGAGGCGGAGGCGGGCGAGGCGGAGGCGGGCGAGGCGCCCCGCCGCGCGCGCggagaggggggagggggcgcaGGCTCCGCCCCCGCTAGCCGTACTCGCCCCTGCTCCCAATCAGGTCGGCTCCCCGCGCATAAAGCGCTGCGCCGCGGCCTGCCCTGCGTTGCAGTTAGGTAGAGAGAACGGCGGCAGCATGTCTGGCAGAGGCAAGGGCGGGAAGGGGCTCGGCAAAGGGGGCGCCAAGCGCCACCGCAAGGTGCTGCGCGACAACATCCAGGGCATCACCAAGCCGGCCATCCGGCGCctggcgcggcgcggcggcgtGAAGCGCATCTCGGGGCTCATCTACGAGGAGACGCGCGGCGTGCTGAAGGTCTTCCTGGAGAACGTGATCCGCGACGCCGTCACCTACACCGAGCACGCCAAGCGCAAGACGGTCACGGCCATGGACGTGGTGTACGCTCTCAAGCGCCAGGGGCGCACCCTCTACGGCTTCGGCGGCTAAAAGGCCTTTCATTTCCCGGACCACCTCGAGAACCCAAAGGCTCTTTTCAGAGCCACCCATTTACTCCTTGGAAGAGCTGTGTCGTGTCACGCTCGTCTTTGTTGTCGTATACCGCCTCCCTTCCCGGCTCCTGCCCTTCCCATGCTCGCCCCCcgtgtttggttgtttttttattttcccccgAGCTGCAGCCGCACTAGCTACCCTTGCAGTCCAGCTCTGCGTTCTGTAGCCCGCTGCTGCAGCATTGCCCCTACCAGCTTCCTTGCTTACCCTTCGCAGCAGCCGCTTTTGGAAAAGCTCGCTGGGCGCGCTGCCCTGTAAGGCAAGCAGAGTGCCAGTTTGACTCTTCTCGAGGTGTTTAGGGACGCCGCGGAGTCCTGGAAAGTGCTGGGCCGTGAAGGGCAAACCTAGCGTGCCTCATCAGCGGCTTTGCTCGGAAAAAGCACGGGGGTAAAGGAACAGTGCCTCTGCTCGAACTacataaaaaggagaaagcaaagccCGGCTCCGTGTCTCGCTAAGCTCTCCTCCGCTGGAGGGCCGGCggctccttcctttcctcctgctcGCTTACATATGAAGGGGGAAGCTGCCGTGACCGCGCCGGGTTCGCTGGCGCCGGCAACGGCCTCATCGCTCTTGCGCGCGGCTGGGGCGGGGCCGCTCCGGCGGCGA of the Falco cherrug isolate bFalChe1 chromosome 5, bFalChe1.pri, whole genome shotgun sequence genome contains:
- the LOC102055265 gene encoding histone H4, producing the protein MSGRGKGGKGLGKGGAKRHRKVLRDNIQGITKPAIRRLARRGGVKRISGLIYEETRGVLKVFLENVIRDAVTYTEHAKRKTVTAMDVVYALKRQGRTLYGFGG
- the LOC129736225 gene encoding histone H1.01, producing MSETAPAAAPDASAPGAKAAAKKPKKAAGGSKARKPAGPSVTELITKAVSASKERKGLSLAALKKALAAGGYDVEKNNSRIKLGLKSLVNKGTLVQTKGTGASGSFRLNKKPGEVKEKAPKKRAAAAKPKKPAAKKPASAAKKPKKAAAVKKSPKKAKKPAAAAAKKATKSPKKAAKAGRPKKAAKSPAKAKAVKPKAAKPKAAKPKAAKAKKAAPKKK